The proteins below are encoded in one region of Streptomyces ficellus:
- a CDS encoding GNAT family N-acetyltransferase, which translates to MIVEPLEGGEEGALPGPLLTELTGLYASNREFQQLSGDFPDPDDIRPEQVAASLAEELVHPDTEVLLARSAGHVIGISVTRAQHPDDPDDPDPWIGLLMVHAREHRAGFGRELAEIVEKRFRELGRKGLRLAVLENNVKAAAFWRALGYEEIDRRPDRRLGRDCVVMRKGL; encoded by the coding sequence ATGATCGTCGAACCGCTGGAGGGCGGCGAGGAGGGCGCGCTGCCCGGCCCGCTCCTCACCGAACTGACCGGGCTCTACGCGTCGAACCGCGAGTTCCAGCAGCTCAGCGGGGACTTCCCGGACCCCGACGACATCCGGCCCGAGCAGGTCGCCGCCTCGCTCGCCGAGGAGCTGGTGCACCCGGACACCGAGGTGCTGCTGGCCCGTTCGGCCGGGCACGTCATCGGCATCTCGGTGACCCGCGCCCAGCACCCCGACGACCCGGACGACCCGGACCCCTGGATCGGCCTGCTGATGGTCCACGCCCGTGAGCACCGGGCCGGCTTCGGCCGGGAGCTGGCCGAGATCGTCGAGAAGCGGTTCCGGGAGCTGGGCAGGAAGGGCCTCCGGCTCGCGGTGCTGGAGAACAACGTGAAGGCCGCCGCCTTCTGGCGCGCCCTCGGCTACGAGGAGATCGACCGCCGTCCGGACCGGCGGCTCGGCCGGGACTGCGTCGTCATGCGGAAGGGTCTGTAG
- a CDS encoding TerD family protein, producing MAVSLSKGGNVSLTKEAPGLTAVTVGLGWDVRTTTGTDFDLDASAIGVDQAGKVASDAHFVFFNNKSTPDQTIVHTGDNRTGEGGGDDEQINVNLAGLPANVDKIVFPVSIYDAVTRSQNFGQVRNAYIRIVNQAGGAEIARYDLSEDAATETAMVFGELYRNGAEWKFRAVGQGYASGLEGIARDFGVNI from the coding sequence ATGGCTGTAAGCCTGTCCAAGGGCGGCAACGTCTCGCTGACCAAGGAGGCGCCGGGTCTGACCGCCGTCACTGTGGGGCTCGGCTGGGACGTCCGTACCACCACCGGCACCGACTTCGACCTCGACGCGTCCGCCATCGGCGTCGACCAGGCGGGCAAGGTCGCCTCGGACGCCCACTTCGTCTTCTTCAACAACAAGTCCACCCCGGACCAGACCATCGTCCACACCGGTGACAACCGCACCGGCGAGGGCGGCGGCGACGACGAGCAGATCAACGTGAACCTGGCGGGTCTGCCGGCGAACGTGGACAAGATCGTCTTCCCGGTCTCCATCTACGACGCGGTCACCCGCTCGCAGAACTTCGGCCAGGTCCGCAACGCCTACATCCGCATCGTCAACCAGGCCGGCGGCGCCGAGATCGCGCGCTACGACCTGAGCGAGGACGCGGCCACCGAGACCGCCATGGTCTTCGGCGAGCTGTACCGCAACGGCGCCGAGTGGAAGTTCCGCGCCGTCGGCCAGGGCTACGCCTCCGGCCTGGAGGGCATCGCCCGCGACTTCGGCGTCAACATCTGA
- the arfB gene encoding alternative ribosome rescue aminoacyl-tRNA hydrolase ArfB translates to MSGPHVIRGSVSLPEAELMWRFSRSSGPGGQHVNTSDSQVELRFDLAGTEALPPVWKERALERLASRLVDGVLTVRASDHRSQWRNRETAAVRLAALLAEATAPPPKPRRPTKIPRGINERRLRQKKQRGETKRGRSSRDWT, encoded by the coding sequence ATGTCCGGTCCCCATGTCATCCGCGGTTCGGTCTCCCTGCCGGAGGCCGAGCTGATGTGGCGTTTCTCCAGGTCGTCCGGGCCGGGCGGGCAGCACGTCAACACCAGCGACTCGCAGGTGGAGCTGCGGTTCGACCTGGCGGGTACGGAAGCGCTGCCTCCGGTCTGGAAGGAGCGCGCCCTGGAGCGCCTGGCGTCGCGGCTGGTCGACGGGGTGCTCACCGTCCGCGCCTCGGACCACCGCTCGCAGTGGCGCAACCGCGAGACGGCGGCGGTGCGGCTGGCGGCCCTGCTGGCCGAGGCGACGGCGCCGCCGCCGAAGCCGCGGCGCCCGACGAAGATCCCGCGCGGGATCAACGAGCGGCGGCTGCGGCAGAAGAAGCAGCGCGGGGAGACCAAACGGGGCCGGTCGTCCCGCGACTGGACGTAA